In the genome of Streptomyces aquilus, the window CCGTGGTGAGGGCGCTGCGGAACTCCTCTTCCAGGATGTTGTCGATGCCGGTCTCGGCGATGTACCAGAACCGGCCACCCGAGGCGGTGGCGATCGCCTCCAGCAGGTCCTCCTGGAAGTCGCTGCCGATGCCGATGGTGGACGTCGTGATGCCCTCGTCCCGGGCCCGGGACGCGACGGCGGCCAGCGCCGACTTCTTCGTCTCTCCGGCGTTCGCCTGCCCGTCCGACAGCAGGACCAGCCGGCCGTAGTGGTCTTCTGTCGTATGGCTCTGCAACTCCAGCAGCCCCTGGTACCAGCCCAGAGAGAGGTTGGTCGAGCCGCCGGGCCGGATGGCCTGGAGCCGGTCCTCGACCTGGTCCCGCGGAGTCTGCGGATTGACCACCACCTGAGCGGCATGGTCGAAGACGACGACGGTGAACAGGTCGTCGCCGGTGATCCGCCGGAAGATGTCCACGCAACTGCGTTTGGCGGTCTCGAGTTTGTCCTGCGCGCCCATGCTGCCGCTGCGGTCGATGACCAGGCAGAGATTCATGGCGCTGCCGGACCGTTCGGTACTCGTGGCGTAACGGCACCTGACCTCGATCGCCACGTCGAATTCGGTCACCTCGTCGTTCCGCGCGGCAGGCCGCTCGGGGAGGACGAGGACTTCGATCGCTCGGTCGTCCATGTGATGTTCCCCCTGCTGTTCCCCCTAGGTACAACAGCGAAGCACATCGGCCATCCCCGTGACGGTATTCCAAGCGAATCAGCCTCACACTCCGTCATATCCCTTATGGCATCCGGAGGTTGCACGGCCTCGCCCGCCACAGCGGACACGGCAACCGGCGAGAGTATGGTCGGAACGAGGAGGCCAACACGATGACTGTTCAGCTGAACCACACCATCGTCGCCGCACACGACCAGCAGGCGTCGGCCCGGTTCCTCGCCGACATCCTGGGACTGGAAGTGGGCCCGCAGTACGGTCCCTTCATCCCCGTCGAGATACCCAACGGAGTGACCCTGGACTTCATGGAGGCGTCCGGGGACATCACGCCGCAGCACTACGCGTTCCTGGTGTCGGAGGACGACTTCGACACGATCTTCGGCCGTATCGAGAAGCGGGGTCTGACGTACTGGGCGGACCCGTTCCACCGACAGCGGGGCGAGATAAACCACAACGACGGCGGCCGCGGCACGTACTTCGACGACCCGAACGGCCACAACCTGGAGATCCTGACCAGGCCCTACGGCAGTGGCGGCTGACGTCCGAAGAGCGCCGAGAGCGGATTTCGCAACCGAGTCCGCCCCCGGCTGTCACATCGCTCCAGTCCCTCGCGTCATGTCCGCGACGGCAGTTCTTCGGCTCACAAAACTGGAGCAGTCATGACGACGACACCCATCCTGGTCACCGGCGGCACGGGCACCCTGGGCAGCCACGCGGTCCCGCTGCTGCGGGCGGCGGGTCGCACGGTGCGGGTCCTCAGCCGCCGTGAGCGCCTGGGCGCGGACGGGATCGAGTACGTCACCGGCGACCTGATGACGGGCGAGGGCATCGACGCCGCACTGGCCGGTGTCGGCACGGTCCTCCACCTCGCCGGCGGCCCCAAGGGCGACGACGAGGCGACCCGCACCCTGGTACGGGCGGCCCGCGCGGCCGGCGTACGGCACCTCGTCTACATCTCGGTCATCGGCGCGGACCGCGTCCCCCTGGCCTGGCTGCGCACCAAGCTGGACGCGGAGCGGGCGATCGCCGACTCGGGCATCCCCTGGACGACCCTGCGGGCGGCCCAGTTCCACGACCTGACCCTGACGATGATCGAGAAGATGACGAAGCTCCCCGTCCTGCCGGTACCGGGCGGCCTGCGCCTCCAGCCGGTCGACTCGGCGGAAGTGGCGGCGAGGCTGGTCGAGTTGACGCTGGGCGAACCGGCGGGGCTGGTCCCGGACATGGCGGGCCCGGAGGTCCACGACATCGCCGAGCTGGCTCGTCCGTATCGCGAACTGCGGGGCGCGCGTGGCCGGTTGCGGGTGCCGGTCCGGATCCCGGGGAAGGCCGGGAAGGCGTATCGGGCGGGCGCGAACCTCACGCTGGAAGGGGCGGAGAAGGGCAAGCGGACGTGGGAGGAGTTCCTGGCGGAGCGGGTCTGAGGGCCCAGTGGCCTCGGGTGCTTCTGCTCCAGTAGCTTTCGCGCGGTGCAGTAGCTTTCCGACGTCCTGGAGAACCAGCACCCGGAGAGTCGCAGATGCCCCGACCAGCGCCCTACTTCGCCGTGGCCGACGCGCTGCGGGCGCGGATTCTCGCGGGGGAGTGGGCCGTCGGCGGGCGGCTTCCGTCGCGTGCGCGACTCGCCGAGGAGTACGGCGTCGGGCGCAACGTGACGCAGCGGGCCGTGGACCGGCTGATCGCCGAGGGGCTGCTGGAGGGCCGGGCCGGCTCCGGGACGTACCTCCGCACACCCCGCGAACGCCTGCGGATGGTCCGCTCCCGGTACCGTGGGCGTGCCGTGCCGGAGGAGCGCGGCAGGGCCAACTCCTGGGACGCGCACAGCGAGACGGGCGTCCCCGCGTCCGAGGCGATCGCCGAGCGGCTGGCCATCGCCCCCGGCGACCTCTGCGTCACCACGCACTACGAGTTCCTCGCCGACGGCCGCCCCGTCCAACTCTCCCAGTCCTGGGAGCCGTTGGCCCTCACGGACGGAACGCCGGTCATGCTGCCCGAGCGGGGTCCACTGGCCGGCCGGGGCGTGGTGGCGCGGATGCGCTCCATCGGCGTACAGGTCGAGACCGTCGTAGAACTGCCGCGCCCGGCTCGCGCGACCCCGGCGCAGGCGCATCTGCTGGGGATCGGGGCCGGGGACCTGGTGCTCCTGATCGAACGGACCCTCTACGACACCACCGGACGCCCGGTGGAGACCGCCGACATGGTCATCCCGGACGGATGCCGGGAAGTGGTGTACGAGTTCAAGGCCGATGCCCGGTGAGTCGGGTGACCGCACCGTCCACCCCGGCTGCCTCCGGGCTGCTCCGTGATCCGGGCTTCCGGCGTCTGTTCGCCGCCACCGCCCTGGGGCAGCTCGGCGATCGCGTCCTCTTCCTGGCGCTGCCGCTGGTCGCGATCGTGGCGTTGCGGGCGGACGAGTTCCAGGTCGGACTGCTGACCGCCATGACCACGGCGGGCTCACTCCTGGTGGGGCTGCCCGCGGGAGCGTGGGTGGACCGGATGCGGAAACGGCCGGTGGTGATCGGCACCGATCTGGCCAGGGCGCTGGCCCTGTCGACGATCCCGGTGGCGTGGTGGGCGGGCGTGCTGACCGTCTGGTGGCTCTACGCGGTGGCCCTCGTGCACGGGGTGCTGACGGTCTTCTTCGATGTCGCGTACGTCAGTTGGCTGCCGCGGCTGGTGGGGCGCGAACGGCTCGTCGAGGGGAACTCGCGGCTCTCCGCGATCCGTTCGGTGACCAGCATCGGCGGTCCGGCGCTGGCGGGACCGCTCATCGGCGCGGTGGGCGCGCCCGCGACGCTGGTGGTGAGTGCGGCGGGCATGGCCGTGTCGGGGCTGCTGGCGACGGGCATCCGGACCCGCGAACCGAGGCCGGTGCCTCGTGAACACCCGCGGCTGGGACGGGAGATCAGGGAGGGCGTGAGATTCGTCCTGGACCATCCCGCCCTGCGCGCGACCGTCCTCGGGGACGCCGTCTTCAACCTCTCCCTGGTCATGTACCAGACCATGCTGATGGTCCACCTCGCACGGGAGGTGGGCCTCGCCTCCTTCGGCGTCGGCCTGGTCCTGTCCGGGATGGGGTGCGGTGCGCTGCTGGGCGCGCTGTCGGCCGGGAGGGTCGCGGCGCGCGTGGGGCAGGGACGGGTCATCTGGCTGGCACCCCTGGTGACCTGCCCCCTGACGGCCCTGATGCCGATGGCGAGACCGGGGTGGAGCGTGTACGTGGCGGCGTTGGGTCTCGCGGCGCTCTCCCTGGGCGGGGTCGTCCGTGTCGTGGCGCAGTCGAGCCTCCAACAGGCGCTGACTCCGGACCACTTGCTGGGCCGGATGAGCGCGACGGCCCGCTTCGTGTCCTGGGGCGGCATTCCGCTGGGCGGGCTGCTGGGAGGGGCGACGGGCTCGGCCGTCGGTCCGGCGGCCACGCTGTGGATCGGCGCGACGGGGATGACGCTGAGCGCGCTTCCCGCCTGCCTGTGGTCACTCCGGGGTGGGAAAGGGGCGCTCGGGCGGCAGTAGCCGCGCCGCCGACTCCAGCTCGCCGTTGCTGACCAGTGCGTGGATCTCATGGGCGAGCGGTGTCACGTCACGGATGGCCACCGTCCACTCGTCGGCGTAGCGGCGGGCGGCCTCGCCGGAAAGGCCGAGCTGCAAGGATCGGTACGGCAGTGGCCGCAGCCGTAGATCCCGCTCGGGGTCCCACTGGACGCGGGCCGGGGAGCGCTTCAACTGCCGTTGCCAGGTGGCCCGGTCGGGGTGAACCTCGCGGACGTAGCTCGACAGGCACGAGTTCCGTAGCGCCCACTCGAAGCCGTCGCGGGTGACCTCCACGGCCAGGACGGTCTCCTGGCCTTCCTTGGTGCCCCATCCGCAGCGGTACATCATCCACAGGAAGCTGGGCTTGATCCAGGTCATACGGTCACGCTTCCAGGCCGCGGGGAAACGCCCGTCGCGGGCGGCGGGGAGGCCGATCGCGGGGGAGTAGGCCTGGTAGACGGTGACGGTGGAGGGCGTGTGGACGGCGCGGATCTGATGCTGGGGGACTTCCATGCGGTACAGCGTGCGGGTGACGGACGAGGGGTGACGAATGATTTTCCGCGTCGATGCCGTCAGATGGGGCGGGTCCAGAGGGTGAGGTCGCTGCTGGTGGCGACGGCGAGGGTGCGGCCGGAAGGGGAGAAGCCGACGGCCCGCAGCTCGCTGTAGTACGAGTGGAAGATGTGCCACCACCCCTCGCCGTGGGGCTCACGGTGCGGCATGCCACTACCGTGGGTGAGCAGGACCCGATCATGCGGCCAGGCGGGCTGGACGACCTCAAGTCCCCACCCGCCGACGGCCGTCATGTGCAGCCCCCCGCCGAAGAGCCCGGCGATGCGCACCCTGGCACCGGCGACCGGCCCGAGCCCCGGGCAGGTCAGGTCGTCGGTCCCGTCCGGGGTGCAGTCCTCGTCGCCGGGATCCCGGTCCCGGGCGATCTTCTCCCCGCTGACGGCGTCGAAGAGCCCGTGCCCGTCCTGCGAGACGACCATGACCAGGTCGTTCCCACTCTCGGGATGCGTCGCGAACCCGATCCCGAGCAGCCCGCCGACCGGTGCGCAGGAGGCGTGACGCGGGGAGAAGACGGGCTGCCAGGGGGCGGGCGCGGGCAGCACGGGGGCGGCGAGAAACCGGTCGCGGAGGGCTTGTTGATACGGGGTGAGCTGGTGCTGGTCCACACCGCCATGATCCATGAACCGACGACCCCGAGGGCGGGGTGGGTGGCGTCGTAGATCGAGGAGGGGATTCACCGGACCAGCGAACAGCCGGGCGAGCACCTCGACGTCGGTTACCTGGACTCACCGACCGGCCTCGACCACCCCTACGGGACACGACACCCCGGTCCCGCCGATGCCGCAGTATCCCGCCGGGTTCTTGTCGAGGTACTGCTGGTGATACGCCTCCGCCGCGTAGAACGGGCGGCCTTCCGTCGGGAGGATTTCCGTGGTGATCGTGCGGTGGTGGCCCGAGGCTGTCAGGGCCTTCTGGTAGGTGTCGCGGGAGGACAGTGCCGTTTCGGCCTGGGCGGGGGTGTGGGTGTGGATCGCCGAGCGGTACTGGGTGCCCACGTCGTTGCCCTGGCGGAAGCCCTGGGTGGGGTCGTGGGATTCCCAGAAGGTCCTCAGGAGACGGTCGTAGGGCAGGACGGCGGGGTCGAAGACCACGCGGACCACCTCCGTGTGGCCGGTGAGGCCCGAACACACCTCCTCGTAGGTGGGGTTCTCGGTGTGGCCGCCCTGGTAGCCGACCAGGGTCGTGTACACACCGGCCGGGAGCTGCCAGAACTTGCGCTCGGCTCCCCAGAAGCAGCCCAGGCCGAAGTCGGCGATCTCCAGGCCCTCGGGGTAGGGGCCCAGGAGCGGGGTGCCGAGCACGGTGTGGTGGTCGGGGAGACGGTACAGCGGCTCGGGGCGGCCCTTCAGCGCCTGTTCGGCGGTGGGCAGGACGGGCGTACGGCCGAACAGCATGGCTGACTCCTTCGTCGGGGAGGGCGGCACGGCCGTCAACACCGGCCCGCCCCACGGCATTCCGGTACCCGGTCTCAGTGCGGCAGCGTCGCCGGGCTGCCGCCGTTCGCCTCGTAACCCGCCACCGCCAGCGCCCGGTAGACCGCGAACTCCGCCGCCGGGTCGGGGGACAGGGTCCACGGCAGGGCGCCCACATGGCCGTCGATGTGGAGGAGCTGGTTCATGGCCTCCGCCCAACGCTCGCCGCGGACCAGGAAGAACACCAGCATGTGCCGGACGTGCGCCAGCATCGGGTCGTCCGCGCGGGCCGAGTGGACGGCGTGCAGGGCGCCGTGTATCGCCTTCGTCACGACCTCGCTCTGATAGAAGCCGGCGACCAGGTTGACCTCGGGCAGGTGCTCGAAGACCGCGAACAGCGGCATCGCCGAGAGGAGGGAGCCCTGGGGCGCGCGGGCCGCGGCCGCCTCCGCGAAGGACATCGCCTGCTCGCGCGAACCGTGCCACTTCTCGCACCAGTAGTGCAGCGCCGCCAGATGCGCACCCATGTGCGCCGGCGCGCGGTCCAGGATCTTCAGCCAGAGCTGCTCGAACTCCTCGCGGGAGTACGCGAGTCCGCGCGCGACCGACAGCTCGACGATGTACGGGATCGGGTCACCCGGAGCCAGCAGCGCCGCCTCGCCGCACGCCGCCTTCGCCTCCTCCATGATGATCCGGAAGTCGTCCGTGCCCGGCGTCGCCGTCCGCCACGCCTGCTGCACCAGGAACTCCGCGTGCACCGCCGCGCCGCCCGCGTCCTTCGGCGCCTCGGCCCGCCACACCCGCAGCCACTGCCCGCCCGGCGTCTCGCTCACCCCGCCCGGCCGCCGCGCCAGCTCCAGGGAGGCCGCCCCCGCGAAGGCCTGCACCCGCTGCCAGCGCAGCTCGCCCGCCGCCTCGGTGCCGGCGAGGAGCTGGGAGGCCGCGCGGTAGTCCTGGGTGCGCTGCACCAGGTCCAGGACGTCCAGCAGGTCCTGGTCGGGGCCGGGCATCCGGACGTCCAGCTCCTCCTGCCGTACGAAACCGTAGTCCGCCGGGTCCGCGGCGTCGGGGTGGCCCGGCGGGACCTGCTCGATCATGCCCCGTCGACGCCTCAGGACGGGCAGCACCACGAAGCCCAGCATGACCACGGCCATCAGGACCCAGAGAATCTCCATGCCACAAGCGTTCCAGACGCCGCCGACAATTGGCCAACCAGGCCCCCGGCCTGTGGACAACCCGCCCTCGATCCTTCCCCAGCGGACGGCATGTACATCTCATCGCCGACATCGGTCCGGAATGCGGACTACGCTCGGGGCCCATGAGCGACAGGCACATCAGTCAGCACTTCGAGACCCTCGCGATCCACGCGGGCAACACCGCCGATCCCCTGACCGGCGCGGTCGTCCCGCCGATCTACCAGGTCTCCACCTACAAGCAGGACGGCGTCGGCGGGCTCCGCGGCGGCTACGAGTACAGCCGCAGCGCCAACCCCACCCGCACCGCCCTGGAGGAGAACCTCGCCGCCCTCGAGGGCGGCCGCCGGGGTCTCGCGTTCGCGTCCGGACTGGCGGCCGAGGACTGCCTGTTGCGTACGCTGCTCAGCCCCGGCGATCACGTGGTCATCCCGAACGACGCGTACGGCGGCACGTTCCGCCTCTTCGCCAAGGTCGTCGCCCGCTGGGGCGTGGAGTGGTCGGTCGCCGACACCAGCGACCCCGCCGCCGTGCGGGCCGCCATCACCCCGAAGACCAAGGCCGTGTGGGTGGAGACCCCCTCCAACCCGCTGCTCGGCATCACCGACATCGCCGCCGTCGCCCAGGTCGCCCGGGACGCGGGCGCCAAGC includes:
- a CDS encoding VOC family protein, with translation MTVQLNHTIVAAHDQQASARFLADILGLEVGPQYGPFIPVEIPNGVTLDFMEASGDITPQHYAFLVSEDDFDTIFGRIEKRGLTYWADPFHRQRGEINHNDGGRGTYFDDPNGHNLEILTRPYGSGG
- a CDS encoding SDR family oxidoreductase; its protein translation is MTTTPILVTGGTGTLGSHAVPLLRAAGRTVRVLSRRERLGADGIEYVTGDLMTGEGIDAALAGVGTVLHLAGGPKGDDEATRTLVRAARAAGVRHLVYISVIGADRVPLAWLRTKLDAERAIADSGIPWTTLRAAQFHDLTLTMIEKMTKLPVLPVPGGLRLQPVDSAEVAARLVELTLGEPAGLVPDMAGPEVHDIAELARPYRELRGARGRLRVPVRIPGKAGKAYRAGANLTLEGAEKGKRTWEEFLAERV
- a CDS encoding GntR family transcriptional regulator, with the protein product MPRPAPYFAVADALRARILAGEWAVGGRLPSRARLAEEYGVGRNVTQRAVDRLIAEGLLEGRAGSGTYLRTPRERLRMVRSRYRGRAVPEERGRANSWDAHSETGVPASEAIAERLAIAPGDLCVTTHYEFLADGRPVQLSQSWEPLALTDGTPVMLPERGPLAGRGVVARMRSIGVQVETVVELPRPARATPAQAHLLGIGAGDLVLLIERTLYDTTGRPVETADMVIPDGCREVVYEFKADAR
- a CDS encoding MFS transporter, producing the protein MTAPSTPAASGLLRDPGFRRLFAATALGQLGDRVLFLALPLVAIVALRADEFQVGLLTAMTTAGSLLVGLPAGAWVDRMRKRPVVIGTDLARALALSTIPVAWWAGVLTVWWLYAVALVHGVLTVFFDVAYVSWLPRLVGRERLVEGNSRLSAIRSVTSIGGPALAGPLIGAVGAPATLVVSAAGMAVSGLLATGIRTREPRPVPREHPRLGREIREGVRFVLDHPALRATVLGDAVFNLSLVMYQTMLMVHLAREVGLASFGVGLVLSGMGCGALLGALSAGRVAARVGQGRVIWLAPLVTCPLTALMPMARPGWSVYVAALGLAALSLGGVVRVVAQSSLQQALTPDHLLGRMSATARFVSWGGIPLGGLLGGATGSAVGPAATLWIGATGMTLSALPACLWSLRGGKGALGRQ
- a CDS encoding DUF4291 domain-containing protein encodes the protein MEVPQHQIRAVHTPSTVTVYQAYSPAIGLPAARDGRFPAAWKRDRMTWIKPSFLWMMYRCGWGTKEGQETVLAVEVTRDGFEWALRNSCLSSYVREVHPDRATWQRQLKRSPARVQWDPERDLRLRPLPYRSLQLGLSGEAARRYADEWTVAIRDVTPLAHEIHALVSNGELESAARLLPPERPFPTPE
- the msrA gene encoding peptide-methionine (S)-S-oxide reductase MsrA; this encodes MLFGRTPVLPTAEQALKGRPEPLYRLPDHHTVLGTPLLGPYPEGLEIADFGLGCFWGAERKFWQLPAGVYTTLVGYQGGHTENPTYEEVCSGLTGHTEVVRVVFDPAVLPYDRLLRTFWESHDPTQGFRQGNDVGTQYRSAIHTHTPAQAETALSSRDTYQKALTASGHHRTITTEILPTEGRPFYAAEAYHQQYLDKNPAGYCGIGGTGVSCPVGVVEAGR